A single genomic interval of Oryzias latipes chromosome 3, ASM223467v1 harbors:
- the LOC111946783 gene encoding uncharacterized protein LOC111946783, producing the protein MGRAQRAGRGETLEEIGEVGWGQVMKGFESAEENFEFDTLSDGEPVKVLKDKGDVFTRTAVLAGDAKLKLRLTRLRLETEERERERERRAEYELRLQVCRMEIEADKEVRLKQLEVEALQHSAAQSSMADTATALAVSDGKRGFDVCRNIAMVPTFRESEVDSYFKAFERVAIALDWPEDMWSILLQCKLVGKAQEVVSSLSVADSLQYTVLKESILRAYELVPEAYRQKFRNHKKPSGHTFVEFAREKSVLFDKWCSASEVQNNFESLRQLVLLEDFKGSLPEKVVVFLNEQKVTSLSKAAVMADEFVLTHKTVFWSHSEGLAGPRPLRVEPRSFPQDKPRELSTSPRGSRELFYCHKRGHVVVDCPGLKRKLSSTSPQPKGMGLLKSLPGMDKPQTLDPCFKPFVSQGFISETGHPDNQQPVTMLRDMGGSQSVIREGILPLTEGSSCVDFILGNDIAGGKVVPAPEVTENPVVDLGVENPQPGFERFPHCVVTRAQTQKYGLDLSDSFLAGECVSVKGRSSRLPKVSPKSLTSCPTTVELPATREEFIAAQKEDTSIKKCHALVLSLTEAEKMKTAYFYNDGLLMRQWTSGNPSEDWAVTNQVVVPTVFRPQVLMLAHDHPWSGHLGVTKTYDRVLKHFFWPGLKSDVIHYCRTCHICQLAGKPNQVVPPAPLVPIPVHEEPFERVIVDCVGPLPKAKTGNQFILTIMCASTRFPEAVPLRRITANVITKALVKFFSVLIS; encoded by the exons ATGGGACGAGCGCAGAGAGCGGGAAGGGGCGAGACGCTGGAGGAGATCGGTGAGGTAGGGTGGGGCCAGGTTATGAAGGGCTTTGAAAGTGCTGAGGAGAACTTTGAATTTGATACGCTGAgcgatggggagccagtgaaggtTCTGAAGGACAAGGGTGATGTGTTCACGAGG ACAGCGG TTCTAGCAGGGGATGCTAAGCTTAAGCTTCGCCTCACGCGGCTACGTCTGGAGACAGAGGAGagggagagagaaagagagcgaCGGGCAGAGTATGAGCTCCGCCTGCAGGTTTGCAGGATGGAGATTGAGGCGGACAAGGAAGTCCGGCTGAAGCAGCTGGAGGTTGAGGCTTTGCAACACTCTGCAGCACAGTCTTCGATGGCAGACACTGCTACTGCTTTAGCGGTTTCTGACGGGAAAAGGGGGTTTGATGTATGCAGAAACATAGCGATGGTGCCTACGTTTCGTGAGTCTGAGGTGGATTCCTACTTTAAAGCTTTTGAACGTGTGGCAATAGCTCTTGACTGGCCAGAGGACATGTGGTCCATATTGCTTCAATGTAAGCTGGTGGGAAAAGCTCAGGAAGTTGTATCCTCTCTTTCTGTTGCTGACAGCTTACAATACACAGTGCTGAAAGAGTCTATATTGCGTGCCTATGAACTTGTACCAGAAGCATACAGGCAGAAATTCAGGAATCACAAGAAACCTAGTGGTCACACATTTGTTGAGTTTGCAAGAGAAAAAAGTGTTCTCTTTGACAAGTGGTGTTCGGCCAGTGAAGTTCAAAACAATTTTGAGTCTCTCCGTCAGCTTGTTCTTCTTGAGGACTTTAAGGGTTCATTACCAGAGAAAGTCGTTGTGTTCCTCAATGAACAAAAAGTTACATCATTGTCAAAggcagcagtgatggctgacGAGTTTGTTTTAACCCATAAGACTGTGTTCTGGTCTCATTCTGAAGGGTTAGCAGGACCCCGCCCTCTGAGAGTGGAGCCTAGATCGTTTCCTCAGGATAAGCCCAGAGAACTATCAACTTCCCCTCGTGGTAGTCGTGAATTGTTCTACTGCCATAAAAGGGGCCATGTTGTTGTAGATTGTCCTGGTCTGAAACGCAAATTGTCATCCACATCACCTCAACCTAAAGGCATGGGTCTGCTCAAAAGTTTGCCAGGTATGGACAAGCCTCAAACTTTAGACCCATGTTTCAAACCTTTTGTGTCTCAGGGTTTCATTTCAGAAACAGGCCATCCAGACAACCAACAGCCGGTGACTATGCTGAGAGACATGGGCGGCTCACAATCTGTCATACGGGAAGGAATATTGCCATTAACTGAGGGCTCTTCAT GTGTGGATTTCATTCTCGGAAACGACATAGCGGGTGGAAAGGTTGTACCAGCTCCTGAGGTGACAGAAAACCCTGTTGTGGACTTAGGTGTTGAGAATCCACAGCCAGGTTTTGAACGTTTCCCTCATTGTGTTGTCACCAGGGCTCAAACACAGAAGTACGGTCTTGATTTGTCTGATTCCTTTCTTGCTGGAGAATGTGTTTCGGTGAAGGGCAGATCTAGCAGATTGCCTAAGGTTTCACCTAAGTCTTTAACATCGTGTCCTACAACAGTTGAATTACCAGCTACACGAGAAGAATTCATCGCAGCACAGAAGGAAGACACATCCATTAAGAAATGTCATGCGCTTGTTCTTTCTCTTACAGAGGctgagaaaatgaaaactgcaTATTTTTACAATGATGGCTTACTAATGCGCCAATGGACAAGCGGAAACCCTAGTGAGGACTGGGCAGTGACTAATCAGGTGGTTGTGCCTACAGTCTTTCGTCCTCAGGTGTTGATGCTGGCTCATGATCACCCGTGGTCGGGACACCTGGGGGTTACAAAAACCTATGATCGTGTccttaaacatttcttttggccTGGACTCAAGTCGGATGTCATTCATTACTGTCGCACTTGTCACATATGTCAGTTAGCAGGAAAACCAAACCAAGTAGTTCCTCCTGCCCCCCTCGTTCCTATTCCTGTGCATGAGGAACCATTCGAGAGGGTCATTGTCGATTGTGTGGGACCACTGCCGAAGGCAAAAACCGGAAACCAGTTTATACTCACCATCATGTGTGCATCTACAAGGTTCCCTGAAGCGGTCCCTTTGAGGAGAATAACAGCTAATGTTATTACTAAGGCTTTGGTGAAGTTTTTCTCTGTGTTAATTTCCTGA